Sequence from the Bacteroidota bacterium genome:
GTAGAATCTCATTTGTTGCTATTTATCATTAGGAAACCTCTAAAAATGCAAATTTCTTCGTTGTTTCGCAATTTTAAAATCCTCATTTACAATAGTAAACTCCGGTTTTCAAATTTCTTACGCCTTGAAATTTACTATTTTTATAAGTCCCCATTAATAGTAATCTTTTTTTGCCTAATAGATTTCTTATTATGATTTAAATCAGTTTGTTACTATTCGATAGAGACTCATGTAAAATTACTTAACAAAAAAAAGTCAACAAACTTGCTAACATTAAGAAAATTTGATTTCTTTGCAGGCTTGTTTTTTGGTGAATGAATTGAGGAAAATTTTATTGAGATTATAAGGAATACTTTTAAGCAGAACGAGAAAAATATGGTATTATTTGTTCTATTAAAAGTATTTTTTGAATATTGGAATTTTATATGACCACTATTTTAAATAGAGAATATAATTGGCATGCTATATATACGAAAGCCAGATCTGAAAAGAAGGCATTCGAAGCTTTGACTGAAGATGGTATAGATACATTTTTACCACTATCAAAAACGCTCCAACAATGGAAAGATAGAAAAAAATGGGTCGAATTGCCACTATTTTCATCTTATATTTTTGTTAAAGTTTCAAATAAAGAGTATTATGAAGCTTTACAAAATCCATACTCGGTTTGTTATGTAACCCTTGAAGGAAAAGCGGTTAATGTACCAGATTCAGATATTGAATCAATTAAATTTCTGATTGAAAAGAATTACAAGATTGATGTTACGAGCGAGAACTTTGGTATTGGTGAAAAAGTGATGGTGAAACAGGGGCAACTTGCAGGCATGCATGGCGAATTGCTTGAATTGAGAGGGAAACATAAGGTTTTACTGAGAATAGATGCAATTGGTCAATCTTTAGTTTTTGATGTTCCTATTGCACATTTGGTAAAAGAATAAGGAAACTGAATTTTTCATTTTTCTTATTTATTTAAAATATAGATAGTTGCTAATTTAATATGTAACTGACGGGGCGAAGCTGTGTAAAAACACGAACAAAATTGATAGTTTCATCTTGCAAAATATTTTCCTAATTAATTGTTGATATACATTTTATATTCTAAATGAATTCTCCAGAAATAAAAGCTTTTATACGCGAACACAGTTCACTTTTTTGGTATATTCCGGAGGATAAAAAGGAAGAAATAAGTAATGAGTTGCTTTTGGAGACAATATTAAATTATGGAACATTAGCTAACTGTTTACATTTAATCGAAATGTTTGGGAGAAATAATGCTTTAAGAGTGTTGCAAAACGCCAAAGGGAGAAAAAAAATGAACTATTATCCTGAAGTTTATAATTTCTTTAATATTTTTCTTTCAAAAAATGCATAAAGAGATTCTAAATAAAAATCAGATTGAATTGTTACCTTTAGTGAAGCAGTTTAAAAGAGAGTTTTATTTAGTTGGAGGAACTGCAATAGCTCTTCATTTGGGGCATCGAAGATCAATTGATTATGATTTATTCAAATTAAAAAGACTTGTTTTAAATCGAATATTAAACAAAATTTCAGCAACTGAACATGTTTACACTGTTACAAGACGAGCAGAAGAACAACTAAATCTTATTATTAATAATGTAAAGTTTACTTTTTATAATTATCCTTATTCGGTAGAAGCAAATTGCCTATTTGAAGATGTAATTAAGATTCCAAATTTATTGAATTTGGCCGCTATGAAGGCATTTGCTTTAGGACGTCGTTCTAAATGGAAAGATTATATTGACCTTTACTATATCCTTAAAAACCATTATTCCATAAATCAAATTGTAGAAGTATCTAACAATATTTATGGACAACTGTTTTCCGAAAAACTTTTCAGAGCACAACTAAGTTATTTTGAAGATATTGACTATTCCGAACCAGTTGAATTTCTAATAAAAGAACCCTCAGGAAAAGAAATACAGGAATTTTTAATAGAAAAAGCAATAGAACTTTAAAAAAAAACTAATGAGCGAAAAAAAGAAATTAAGTACAACAAATACCAAAGCTCAGATACTTAATGCTTACGATGAATTACTTTTGAAACTTGAGGAGAAATCGCAGGACAATCCAAAAGAAGTTCAGAAAAGAAAAGAGTCTGTGAAGATTGTTTCATCGGCTCAAAAAAATACTGAAGAAGGAATTGTAGATAATATTACAAAGATTAAAACGAGTTTTCTTGAATCTTTAGAGATAATTCAAGATAGCCTTTCATTAGAATATAAAAAGTTGGCAGAAATACAATCTGCAATTAAAATTGAGTCGCAAAAACTCGAAGATCTTTACGGATTAAGCACAAATGCAGACTCATTAGCTGCCATATTATTAGCACAAAAAGAAAGCCGTGAAAAGTTTGATACAGAAATGAAAACTGCAAAAGAAACTTTTGAAAACGGAATGGCAGAAAATAAAGCTAAATGGACTAAAGAAAAAGCAGAGCAAGAAGCCCAGATTAAAGAAGAAAAAGAACAAATTCAGAAAACAAGGAAACGAGAGGAGGAAGAGTATAATTATAGTCTGCTGCAAGCACGAAAGAAAGAGACCGATGCTTACGAACTGAAAAAAAACAAACAAGAAGCTGATTTAAAAGAAAAGAAACTGGTTTTCGAGAAAGAATTTGTGGAAAGAGAAAAATCTATCATCGAAAATGAGAAGGAATTTAATGAACTGAAGAAAATCTCAGATAAATTCCCAAAAGAACTCGAAAAGTCTGTAAGTGAAGCAAAAGCAGAACTTGAGGCAAAATTAACTTCAGAATTTAATCATGCAAAAAATCTTCAGGCTAAAGAAACCGAAGGATTAATTAAGCTCAAAGAATTGGAAGTTGCTACTCTTCAGAGCAAAATAAAAGAAATGGAAGTTCAGCTTAAAGCTACCAACCAGAAAGCAGATACTTCGGAAAAATCAGTTAAAGATATAGCTCTAAAAGCAATTGAAAGCTCAACTAAGGT
This genomic interval carries:
- a CDS encoding nucleotidyl transferase AbiEii/AbiGii toxin family protein, coding for MHKEILNKNQIELLPLVKQFKREFYLVGGTAIALHLGHRRSIDYDLFKLKRLVLNRILNKISATEHVYTVTRRAEEQLNLIINNVKFTFYNYPYSVEANCLFEDVIKIPNLLNLAAMKAFALGRRSKWKDYIDLYYILKNHYSINQIVEVSNNIYGQLFSEKLFRAQLSYFEDIDYSEPVEFLIKEPSGKEIQEFLIEKAIEL
- a CDS encoding UpxY family transcription antiterminator, giving the protein MTTILNREYNWHAIYTKARSEKKAFEALTEDGIDTFLPLSKTLQQWKDRKKWVELPLFSSYIFVKVSNKEYYEALQNPYSVCYVTLEGKAVNVPDSDIESIKFLIEKNYKIDVTSENFGIGEKVMVKQGQLAGMHGELLELRGKHKVLLRIDAIGQSLVFDVPIAHLVKE